From a single Lolium rigidum isolate FL_2022 chromosome 7, APGP_CSIRO_Lrig_0.1, whole genome shotgun sequence genomic region:
- the LOC124676799 gene encoding salicylic acid-binding protein 2-like has product MEAPAGKAACSKHIVLVHGACHGGWSWYKVATRLRSAGHRVSTPDLAASGIDPRPLREVPTFRDYSKPLLDLLESLPAEEKVVLVGHSLGGVSIALASELFPEKVAAAVFVTAFMPDHSSPPSYVLEKFVEGRTAEDWMDTEFKPQDPDGKLPISFLFGPLVTRAKLYQLCSPEDITLGRSLMRVSSMFLDDLRLQQPYSEARYGSVRKVFIVCKDDLAIDEGFQRWMIENYPVDKVMEIDGADHLALFSTPAELASRLADIAEKYA; this is encoded by the exons ATGGAGGCTCCCGCGGGCAAAGCTGCATGCAGCAAGCACATCGTCCTGGTGCACGGCGCATGCCACGGCGGCTGGTCCTGGTACAAGGTGGCCACGCGGCTCAGGTCAGCCGGGCACCGCGTCAGCACGCCTGACCTCGCGGCGTCGGGCATCGACCCCAGGCCGCTGCGCGAGGTGCCGACGTTCCGCGACTACAGCAAGCCGCTGCTGGACCTCCTGGAGTCCCTCCCTGCCGAGGAGAAGGTCGTGCTCGTCGGCCACAGTCTCGGCGGCGTGAGCATCGCCCTGGCCTCCGAGCTGTTCCCGGAGAAGGTCGCCGCCGCGGTGTTCGTCACCGCCTTCATGCCGGACCACAGCTCGCCGCCGTCGTACGTGCTTGAAAAG TTCGTGGAGGGGAGGACGGCCGAGGACTGGATGGACACGGAGTTCAAGCCTCAAGATCCTGACGGCAAGCTGCCTATTTCCTTTCTGTTCGGTCCGCTGGTCACACGAGCAAAATTGTATCAGCTGTGCTCGCCGGAG GACATAACGCTCGGAAGATCCCTGATGAGAGTGAGTTCGATGTTCCTGGACGACCTGAGACTGCAGCAGCCGTACAGCGAGGCTCGCTACGGGTCGGTGCGTAAGGTGTTCATCGTTTGCAAGGACGACCTCGCCATTGACGAGGGCTTCCAGAGGTGGATGATAGAAAACTACCCCGTCGATAAGGTGATGGAAATAGACGGCGCAGACCACTTGGCGTTGTTCTCGACGCCGGCTGAGCTCGCTAGCCGTCTCGCTGACATCGcggaaaaatatgcttga